From Natronincola ferrireducens, the proteins below share one genomic window:
- the modA gene encoding molybdate ABC transporter substrate-binding protein, translated as MKKRNLLQIIIISLVLSITITACSSPQNKGKQLTEKNELHIAAAASLRFAFEEIGMVFEEETNTKVIFQFGSSGNLAQQIINGAPIDLFVAADTKFVEDLIENGDIIEETKNVYAIGRIVLAVNRNANIEATTLEDLLSSDIKHIALANPNHAPYGLAGKEALENKGLWDLMEEKLVYGENASQTMQFVQMGNAPVGIIPLSIANVEEIDFFLIDEELHNPIEQMLGVVSHSNNQEFAKDFAKFVNSTEGRIIMKKYGFDLP; from the coding sequence ATGAAAAAAAGAAACTTATTACAAATAATCATCATTTCATTGGTTTTATCTATTACAATTACTGCCTGTTCTTCACCCCAGAACAAGGGGAAGCAATTAACAGAAAAAAATGAATTGCATATAGCTGCAGCTGCCAGCCTAAGATTTGCTTTTGAAGAAATAGGTATGGTTTTTGAAGAGGAGACCAACACAAAGGTAATTTTTCAGTTTGGTTCTTCTGGAAACCTAGCCCAACAAATTATTAATGGTGCTCCTATAGACTTATTTGTAGCGGCTGACACTAAATTTGTTGAAGATTTAATAGAAAATGGGGATATCATAGAGGAAACTAAAAACGTATATGCTATTGGAAGAATTGTATTGGCAGTAAATAGGAACGCCAATATAGAGGCAACAACCTTAGAAGATTTATTATCTAGTGATATAAAACATATAGCTCTAGCAAATCCCAATCATGCTCCTTATGGATTAGCAGGAAAGGAAGCCTTAGAAAACAAGGGACTATGGGACTTGATGGAGGAAAAATTAGTTTATGGAGAAAATGCTTCTCAAACTATGCAATTTGTACAGATGGGTAATGCACCAGTAGGCATAATTCCACTGTCTATTGCTAATGTAGAAGAAATTGACTTTTTTTTAATTGATGAAGAACTCCATAACCCAATAGAACAAATGCTAGGGGTAGTCAGCCATTCTAACAATCAAGAGTTTGCAAAAGACTTTGCTAAATTTGTGAATAGTACTGAGGGAAGAATCATTATGAAAAAATATGGATTTGATTTACCCTAA
- a CDS encoding molybdopterin-dependent oxidoreductase, with the protein MKKIVTIAILVLVIVIAVTAYLNQNQVKEKASMIENATISIKVDGEEVGIMNLGSIQDLGEETFHANLKSSGKDPIEYQYTGVPLKTIFQAQEVDIEGNGQVIVRSVDGYTVALSVEEVLQEDNVYLAYERNGEPLGTKEDGGSGPYQIIIRNDPFSQRWTKFVVEVELQ; encoded by the coding sequence ATGAAAAAGATAGTAACAATTGCAATCCTTGTTTTAGTAATAGTAATTGCAGTAACCGCCTATCTTAATCAAAATCAGGTTAAAGAAAAAGCTTCCATGATTGAAAATGCTACCATTTCTATAAAAGTAGATGGTGAAGAGGTGGGCATCATGAACCTAGGATCGATACAGGACTTAGGAGAAGAGACATTTCATGCCAACCTTAAAAGCAGTGGTAAAGATCCTATAGAATACCAATATACTGGAGTACCATTAAAGACAATATTTCAAGCACAGGAAGTTGATATAGAAGGTAATGGGCAAGTAATTGTTCGATCAGTTGACGGATACACAGTTGCTCTTTCGGTGGAGGAAGTGTTGCAGGAGGATAATGTTTATCTTGCCTATGAAAGAAATGGAGAACCTTTGGGAACGAAAGAAGATGGTGGCAGTGGTCCATACCAAATCATTATACGGAATGATCCCTTTAGTCAGCGGTGGACTAAGTTTGTTGTAGAGGTGGAGCTACAGTGA
- the modB gene encoding molybdate ABC transporter permease subunit, translated as MNWSPVYLSLKIAFYSTVITAFIGIPMGWLLARGRFIGKDILSSIVTLPMVLPPTVLGYYLLILIGRQSIIGRWLQSAFNINLVFTWQGAVLAATIVSLPLMIRGVQASIESVDTNLEDVARTLGKSEWTVFFRITLPLAWQGIVAGTVLAFARAMGEFGATLMVAGNIPGKTQTLSIAIYDAVQGGNYQQANFLVVLISVITIISLLLLNKFTYIRKW; from the coding sequence TTGAATTGGTCACCAGTATATTTATCTTTAAAAATAGCGTTTTATTCTACAGTTATAACTGCGTTTATTGGAATCCCAATGGGATGGTTATTGGCTAGAGGTAGGTTTATTGGCAAAGATATTCTTTCTTCCATAGTTACTTTACCAATGGTTTTACCACCAACTGTTCTAGGGTATTATCTATTAATATTAATCGGAAGACAAAGCATTATTGGCAGATGGCTGCAAAGTGCTTTCAACATCAACTTGGTTTTCACATGGCAAGGGGCTGTGTTGGCAGCCACGATTGTTTCCCTTCCTTTAATGATTCGAGGGGTACAGGCTAGTATAGAAAGTGTAGATACAAATCTTGAAGATGTTGCAAGAACTTTAGGAAAGTCAGAGTGGACAGTATTTTTCCGTATTACCCTACCATTAGCTTGGCAAGGGATCGTTGCAGGTACAGTACTTGCATTTGCTAGGGCAATGGGAGAGTTTGGTGCGACCTTAATGGTAGCAGGGAATATTCCAGGAAAAACCCAAACCCTATCTATCGCAATTTATGATGCAGTGCAAGGGGGTAATTATCAGCAGGCAAATTTTTTAGTTGTGTTGATTAGCGTTATTACCATCATAAGTCTATTATTACTCAATAAATTTACCTATATTAGAAAGTGGTGA
- a CDS encoding alkaline phosphatase family protein yields the protein MKYKNLLLAIVLLFIGSLLGFTVAKTGLAANSQVHEIDAMHLTSFKVIGDVKEVIEVKELSQFATTEMEHKDSVMKFFSLEEVIKSAYPIVEEYEILFVGRDGLMAKIDGDRMEGCHITYSYEYGWELVNENHPISSNIKKLKEIVVISKENNWKDGVNIISVTENILNMTPGQMYIKELNHYPHFEGKSSVEENGRTYNTSVYTTKKIIRFQDLLDIPQNKLLLAVSNDGDYRYIDGRGYFELKDNRIDYIDTHNKKTIKEVKGVFINPPAVSIMDTYYDTLHFMKQDEKVMILFLDGFGYHQYLQAMNKGYAPFLNSLERAEKASTVYRPVTNAGFAAMITGEPPFINGIYSRNQRELKVPSIFSWALELNKKAALIQGPINVLDTEIQPILNMDKNNNDIADDEIYEKALEEIEKGYDLILIHFKAIDIYGHSYGDFDERTMATIKMIDQYVEELVKAWEGKVIITSDHGMHSTDEGGYHGNFQVEDMLVPYLVIEGGNKS from the coding sequence ATGAAATATAAAAATCTTCTATTAGCAATAGTATTATTGTTTATAGGTAGTTTATTAGGTTTTACAGTGGCAAAAACAGGCTTGGCGGCAAATTCACAGGTCCATGAGATAGATGCTATGCATTTAACAAGTTTCAAAGTTATAGGGGACGTAAAAGAGGTTATTGAGGTTAAAGAACTTAGTCAGTTTGCCACGACAGAGATGGAGCATAAGGATAGCGTAATGAAGTTTTTCTCTCTTGAGGAAGTCATCAAGTCTGCATATCCCATTGTAGAGGAGTATGAGATTTTATTTGTAGGTAGGGATGGACTAATGGCGAAAATTGATGGAGATAGGATGGAGGGGTGCCATATCACGTACTCTTATGAATATGGATGGGAGCTTGTCAATGAAAACCACCCTATTAGCAGTAATATTAAAAAATTAAAAGAGATCGTAGTAATTTCTAAAGAAAACAATTGGAAAGATGGGGTTAACATTATAAGTGTGACAGAAAATATTCTTAATATGACGCCAGGCCAAATGTACATAAAAGAACTAAATCATTATCCCCACTTTGAAGGTAAGTCCTCAGTAGAGGAAAATGGCAGGACTTATAATACCAGCGTTTATACTACAAAAAAAATCATTAGATTTCAAGATTTACTCGATATTCCCCAGAACAAACTTCTTTTAGCTGTAAGTAATGATGGAGACTACCGCTACATAGATGGCAGGGGCTATTTTGAACTAAAAGACAATAGAATTGATTATATAGATACACACAATAAAAAAACCATAAAGGAAGTAAAGGGTGTTTTCATCAATCCCCCTGCTGTTAGTATCATGGATACCTATTATGATACATTACATTTTATGAAACAGGATGAAAAAGTGATGATTTTGTTTCTAGATGGATTTGGATATCATCAATACCTTCAAGCAATGAACAAGGGATATGCTCCCTTCTTAAATTCCTTAGAAAGGGCTGAAAAAGCTTCGACAGTATATAGACCTGTAACCAATGCAGGCTTTGCTGCCATGATTACAGGAGAACCCCCATTTATAAATGGTATCTATTCTAGAAATCAAAGGGAGCTGAAGGTGCCAAGTATTTTTAGCTGGGCACTGGAGTTAAATAAAAAGGCAGCACTAATTCAAGGGCCTATTAATGTGTTGGATACAGAAATACAACCAATATTAAATATGGATAAAAACAACAATGACATTGCTGACGATGAGATTTATGAAAAGGCGCTAGAGGAAATAGAGAAAGGCTATGACTTAATCCTTATACATTTTAAAGCCATTGATATTTATGGTCATAGCTATGGAGATTTTGATGAAAGAACAATGGCAACGATTAAAATGATTGATCAATATGTAGAGGAATTGGTAAAAGCATGGGAGGGAAAAGTAATCATCACCTCTGACCATGGCATGCATTCTACCGATGAAGGAGGATATCACGGAAACTTCCAGGTAGAGGACATGCTTGTGCCTTATTTAGTTATAGAGGGAGGGAATAAATCATGA
- a CDS encoding energy-coupling factor ABC transporter ATP-binding protein, protein MTWAIEIRNLTFRYPGRDTYILQNVNLKIKQGETVAIVGLSGNGKSTLCYCISGIIPHIYGGDLQGEVFLFDQPIKDLKRSEMVTKIGIVFQDPDTQLFSPTVEDEVAFGPENLCLDRWEIDRRIEEALKVVGMENHRLSNPNHLSGGQKQLVALASVLSLEPDIFVFDEAVSQVDKDGKLAIKNKILTLKKEKKTIIMVEHDFTNLDIADRVVVLKEGRLQEFEGWL, encoded by the coding sequence GTGACCTGGGCCATTGAAATAAGAAATCTTACCTTCCGTTATCCTGGAAGAGATACATACATATTACAGAATGTTAATCTCAAGATAAAACAAGGCGAGACAGTAGCTATTGTTGGATTAAGTGGTAATGGTAAAAGCACCCTATGTTATTGCATCAGTGGTATTATACCCCATATTTATGGGGGAGATCTCCAAGGTGAAGTCTTTTTATTTGATCAACCTATAAAGGATTTGAAAAGGAGTGAAATGGTTACAAAGATTGGGATTGTATTTCAAGATCCAGATACCCAGTTATTCTCACCAACGGTGGAGGATGAGGTAGCCTTTGGACCAGAAAATTTATGCCTTGATAGATGGGAAATTGATCGTAGAATAGAGGAGGCTTTGAAGGTGGTGGGGATGGAGAATCATCGGCTTAGTAATCCTAACCATTTATCAGGAGGTCAAAAGCAACTGGTTGCCCTAGCTTCAGTGCTAAGTTTAGAACCTGATATTTTCGTTTTTGATGAGGCTGTATCTCAAGTGGACAAAGATGGAAAGCTGGCCATTAAAAATAAAATTCTAACCTTAAAAAAGGAGAAAAAAACCATTATTATGGTTGAGCATGATTTTACCAATCTTGACATAGCTGATCGTGTAGTAGTATTGAAGGAAGGAAGACTTCAAGAGTTTGAGGGATGGTTATAG
- a CDS encoding ABC transporter substrate-binding protein, translated as MRKLALILMILLLVQFVGGCVQNTGMESSEIQIETIKVIDSDGREVEVPKEVERIATLFSVSGHVVTLLGKGENIVAVGGGLQRDLLLLEICPTIKDAYVPKVSGDVNGEELAKSRPDVALVDRDIVSSRGETEVYDKLGIPYLVVDFNSIEDQQNMVSMVGKVVGAEEKAAEYIQYYNESIEMVYDRVKNIPEDNKLRVYHSTKEATRTTPAGSLPVEWLKKAGGISVSATQDLRLVGNNHYTTIEQILLWDPDVIFVNDDGIDEYIMNHDHWKNLKAVQEEKVYLLPNGVSRWGHPNSIETPLVIIWAAKTLYPDYFQDIDMVDVTKKFYNNFFNYHLTDEQVQQLLSGKNMRTQKE; from the coding sequence ATGAGAAAATTAGCTTTGATTCTTATGATCTTATTATTAGTCCAATTTGTTGGAGGATGTGTTCAGAATACAGGTATGGAATCAAGTGAAATACAGATTGAAACCATTAAAGTAATAGATAGTGATGGAAGAGAAGTTGAAGTCCCTAAAGAGGTAGAGAGAATAGCTACTTTGTTCTCAGTTTCTGGCCATGTTGTGACTTTATTGGGTAAGGGTGAGAATATTGTTGCTGTTGGTGGGGGACTGCAGAGGGACTTGCTTTTATTAGAAATATGTCCAACCATAAAAGATGCCTATGTGCCAAAGGTAAGTGGCGATGTAAATGGAGAGGAACTGGCAAAGTCTAGACCTGATGTGGCCCTAGTAGACAGGGATATTGTTAGTAGCAGGGGGGAAACAGAAGTTTATGATAAGTTGGGAATTCCATATTTAGTAGTTGATTTCAACAGTATAGAGGATCAGCAGAATATGGTGTCAATGGTAGGGAAAGTGGTTGGAGCAGAGGAAAAGGCTGCTGAATATATTCAGTATTATAATGAAAGTATAGAGATGGTTTATGACAGGGTAAAAAATATACCAGAAGATAACAAACTAAGGGTGTATCATTCTACAAAGGAAGCTACAAGAACGACACCAGCTGGAAGCCTTCCTGTAGAGTGGTTGAAAAAAGCAGGTGGCATCAGTGTTTCAGCTACCCAAGACCTACGACTGGTGGGAAACAACCACTATACCACTATAGAACAAATCCTTTTATGGGACCCCGATGTTATCTTTGTAAATGACGATGGTATTGATGAATATATTATGAATCATGACCATTGGAAGAATTTAAAAGCAGTTCAGGAAGAGAAGGTCTATCTACTACCTAATGGCGTATCAAGATGGGGGCATCCTAATTCTATTGAAACCCCGTTGGTGATTATATGGGCAGCTAAAACCCTTTATCCAGATTATTTTCAAGATATTGATATGGTAGATGTTACAAAGAAATTCTATAATAATTTTTTCAACTATCATCTTACTGACGAACAAGTTCAACAATTATTAAGTGGTAAAAACATGAGAACACAAAAAGAATAG
- a CDS encoding FecCD family ABC transporter permease yields the protein MMKKRNAIYVGLILAPLICIFLSLFIGRYPLSFATIVRVLGSRVMNNSSYYPDIYETIIWDIRLPRALLGALVGGCLGISGAAFQGLFRNPLVDSGILGVSSGAGFGAALAIILFNNVLMIYILSFIFGILAVFLSYLIGRIYNTTPTIMLVLGGVIVSSVFSSLVSLIKYVADPYNQLPTIVFWLMGSLATASYHDISRAILPMLVGITGLILIRWRINVLSMGDREAQALGINVKLSKGIVIACTTLATAGAVSVSGIIGWIGLVIPHIGRMLIGNDNKLLIPASFSLGACFLIVIDNIGRAITGSELPLSILTALVGGPFYVFLLKKTKGGGW from the coding sequence ATGATGAAAAAAAGAAATGCTATATATGTAGGACTTATTTTAGCACCGCTGATCTGTATTTTTCTATCATTATTTATTGGCAGATATCCATTATCTTTTGCCACGATTGTAAGGGTTTTGGGTAGTAGAGTAATGAATAATAGTTCCTATTATCCAGATATTTACGAAACAATTATTTGGGACATAAGATTACCACGGGCCTTGTTAGGGGCACTGGTAGGGGGATGCCTTGGTATTAGTGGGGCAGCCTTTCAAGGGCTGTTTCGCAATCCTTTAGTAGACTCAGGGATTTTAGGGGTGAGCTCTGGTGCTGGATTTGGTGCAGCTTTAGCAATAATCCTTTTTAATAATGTCCTTATGATATATATTTTATCCTTTATATTCGGTATTCTAGCAGTGTTTTTGAGCTATTTAATAGGTAGGATATATAACACAACGCCAACCATTATGCTGGTTTTGGGGGGTGTTATTGTTTCATCTGTTTTTTCTTCTCTGGTGTCGCTTATAAAGTATGTGGCTGATCCATATAACCAATTGCCTACTATTGTTTTTTGGCTGATGGGGAGTTTGGCCACAGCAAGCTATCATGATATCTCAAGAGCAATTTTACCTATGCTAGTTGGCATTACTGGTTTAATCCTTATTAGATGGAGAATCAATGTTCTTTCCATGGGAGATAGAGAGGCTCAAGCCTTAGGCATTAATGTAAAGCTAAGCAAAGGAATCGTCATAGCTTGCACCACCCTAGCTACTGCTGGGGCTGTCAGTGTAAGTGGCATTATAGGTTGGATAGGCCTTGTAATTCCCCATATTGGAAGAATGCTAATTGGAAATGACAATAAGCTATTAATCCCTGCTAGTTTCTCCCTAGGAGCTTGCTTTCTAATTGTGATCGATAATATTGGAAGAGCAATTACTGGAAGTGAGCTCCCCTTAAGTATTTTAACAGCATTGGTGGGAGGACCATTCTACGTGTTTTTATTGAAGAAAACAAAGGGAGGAGGATGGTAA
- a CDS encoding winged helix-turn-helix domain-containing protein: MEYKFRIWLTQNNNKVFGEGPLKLLKKIEELGSLRQAAISMEMSYSKAWKIIKNIEEELQIPILERHIGGKKGGGSTITKEARDFIHKYEVLKSKIETMIQKEIQSFLKD; the protein is encoded by the coding sequence ATGGAATATAAGTTTCGTATTTGGTTAACACAGAACAATAATAAGGTATTTGGTGAAGGTCCATTAAAGTTATTGAAAAAAATTGAAGAATTAGGTTCCTTAAGACAAGCGGCAATTTCAATGGAGATGTCCTATAGTAAAGCATGGAAAATTATTAAGAATATAGAAGAAGAACTACAAATCCCGATATTAGAACGGCACATTGGTGGTAAAAAAGGTGGGGGGTCCACCATAACTAAAGAAGCAAGAGATTTTATACATAAATATGAGGTACTTAAAAGCAAGATAGAAACAATGATACAAAAAGAAATACAATCTTTTTTAAAAGATTAA
- a CDS encoding energy-coupling factor ABC transporter ATP-binding protein has product MVILYYIELENVEFGYEKNKDIIKNTSLQMFQQDFTAIIGPNGGGKTTIGKLMAGILKPSKGRVMIDGVDSRDMKLGGIGQKIGYLFQNPERQIFAPTVEEDLTFPLGLKGIDKQKAEKKAEEMMETFHLSHLRGAFPFTLSQGEKQRLALAGVFMNDPSFVILDEPTTGLDPERRKILSNILEELHKKSIGITIISHDEDFIHQHATRIIEIVGGKVLADTRKKARS; this is encoded by the coding sequence GTGGTTATTCTGTATTATATAGAGCTAGAGAATGTGGAATTTGGTTATGAAAAAAATAAAGACATCATTAAAAATACCTCTCTCCAAATGTTTCAACAGGATTTTACTGCCATTATAGGTCCAAATGGAGGAGGAAAAACCACCATAGGAAAGTTAATGGCCGGAATCTTAAAGCCTTCAAAAGGTAGGGTAATGATTGATGGTGTAGACAGCAGAGATATGAAGTTAGGGGGTATTGGACAGAAAATAGGTTATTTGTTTCAGAATCCTGAGCGCCAAATTTTTGCTCCTACAGTAGAAGAGGATTTAACCTTTCCCTTAGGGTTAAAGGGGATAGATAAGCAAAAGGCTGAGAAAAAAGCAGAGGAAATGATGGAAACCTTTCACTTAAGTCATTTAAGGGGTGCGTTTCCCTTTACATTAAGTCAAGGAGAAAAGCAGCGCTTAGCACTTGCTGGTGTTTTTATGAATGACCCATCTTTTGTCATTTTGGATGAACCTACAACAGGCCTAGACCCAGAACGCAGAAAAATACTTTCTAATATACTTGAAGAGTTGCATAAAAAATCAATTGGCATAACCATCATCAGTCATGATGAGGATTTTATCCATCAGCATGCAACTAGAATAATAGAAATAGTGGGAGGGAAAGTGCTTGCAGATACAAGAAAAAAAGCTAGATCCTAG
- a CDS encoding molybdopterin-guanine dinucleotide biosynthesis protein MobB, protein MKVFTVCGITQSGKTTTIENIIRELKKRRYSVGSVKEIHFEAFAIDEKGSNTDRHRRAGSELVTARGYYETDVLFPTRISIEEILRFYHQDYVVLEGVTDSNVPKIITAHTIEEIEERLDGRVFAISGRIVNEIQEYKGIPVISTIDEVTKLVDLIEEKVYEKLPEFPKECCGACGYDCIELGIKILKGEAKREDCIISQEAIELLIDDKTIPMVPFVQNILYNAVTAVVKELEGYKKGHKITVKIGEK, encoded by the coding sequence ATGAAGGTTTTTACTGTATGCGGTATTACACAATCAGGCAAGACAACAACAATTGAAAATATTATTAGGGAATTAAAAAAAAGAAGATATTCTGTAGGCAGCGTCAAGGAGATTCACTTTGAAGCTTTTGCTATTGATGAAAAGGGAAGTAATACAGATAGACATCGTAGGGCGGGGTCTGAATTGGTAACAGCAAGGGGTTATTATGAGACGGATGTTTTATTTCCTACAAGGATTTCTATTGAAGAAATCTTAAGGTTTTATCATCAGGATTATGTAGTGTTAGAAGGTGTAACCGATAGTAATGTCCCTAAAATTATTACTGCCCATACTATAGAGGAGATTGAAGAAAGGCTGGATGGGAGGGTATTTGCCATATCCGGGAGAATTGTAAATGAAATTCAGGAGTATAAAGGTATACCCGTTATCAGCACCATAGATGAAGTAACAAAGCTAGTTGATTTAATAGAAGAAAAGGTCTATGAAAAGCTTCCAGAGTTTCCTAAGGAGTGCTGTGGAGCCTGTGGGTATGACTGTATAGAGCTGGGAATTAAGATTCTAAAGGGAGAAGCAAAGCGTGAAGACTGTATTATCTCTCAAGAAGCAATTGAGCTTCTAATTGATGATAAGACAATACCCATGGTTCCATTTGTTCAAAATATACTCTACAATGCTGTAACAGCTGTGGTGAAGGAACTGGAGGGTTATAAGAAAGGACATAAGATTACTGTCAAGATAGGTGAAAAATAA
- a CDS encoding energy-coupling factor transporter transmembrane component T family protein, with protein MQIQEKKLDPRTKLTMVLWISSLAVFIRNINFLTGILLITIMISLGVGSNPLTVVKKMKRLLGVFVAIIFIQSIFTKGEVSIIAIGGIAFLTREGIIKGVELALRMAIIIISATIVATSNPREIIQGLVQWRVPYEIAFMVSIAIRFLPLLVEEIKDTVTAIQLRGVELEGIPMGKKIRIYSYIFMPVVASTLMKARKLSTAMETRGFAAYPSRTSFKVLKTSTLDYSIMAISWLAAICTIKAYLIMK; from the coding sequence TTGCAGATACAAGAAAAAAAGCTAGATCCTAGAACAAAGCTGACAATGGTCTTATGGATATCCAGCTTGGCAGTATTTATAAGAAATATAAATTTTTTAACAGGCATATTACTGATAACCATTATGATCTCCCTTGGAGTCGGCAGCAATCCATTAACTGTTGTGAAAAAGATGAAACGGCTTCTAGGAGTATTTGTTGCTATCATTTTTATTCAAAGCATATTTACAAAAGGGGAAGTATCCATCATTGCTATAGGTGGCATCGCCTTCCTAACTAGGGAGGGTATCATTAAAGGAGTTGAATTGGCATTAAGAATGGCTATCATTATAATTTCTGCCACCATTGTAGCCACATCAAATCCTCGAGAAATTATCCAAGGGTTAGTTCAATGGAGGGTTCCTTATGAAATAGCTTTTATGGTCTCAATTGCAATTCGATTCCTACCATTATTGGTTGAAGAAATAAAAGATACAGTAACAGCTATACAGTTAAGAGGTGTTGAACTTGAGGGGATTCCTATGGGGAAAAAAATTAGAATATACTCCTACATTTTCATGCCAGTAGTGGCCAGTACCCTTATGAAGGCTAGAAAGCTTTCAACAGCCATGGAAACTAGAGGATTTGCAGCTTATCCCAGTCGTACAAGTTTTAAGGTGCTAAAAACGTCTACTTTAGATTACAGCATAATGGCCATATCTTGGTTAGCTGCCATTTGTACAATCAAAGCCTATTTGATAATGAAGTAA
- a CDS encoding RIO1 family regulatory kinase/ATPase domain-containing protein produces MFPHEEFQKNTNTERYTVEGKFYSKKNEVYKVKCFEENMNYSKILVVKKYLQSLTNMENEIYFLTELYQRGVAVPKIYRVENNWVILEYIEGTTLLELLEAAENNSSHLQHYQCQVKNYLTNQLLNWLEGFYFYTREVTGKNFILKDIHLRNFIMKDHLVGVDFENCCEGEVEEDMGRLCAFILTYDPVWTPWKMHLVEELLTEAIKRFDLDEKKLMGEVGKEIDAINKRRKVFINKDLNCL; encoded by the coding sequence ATGTTTCCCCATGAAGAATTTCAAAAAAACACAAACACAGAAAGATACACTGTTGAGGGAAAATTCTATAGTAAAAAGAATGAAGTATATAAAGTTAAATGTTTTGAAGAAAACATGAATTATAGCAAGATACTTGTTGTAAAAAAGTACCTCCAATCCCTTACTAATATGGAAAATGAAATATATTTTCTAACAGAGCTTTACCAGAGGGGAGTGGCGGTTCCTAAAATATATCGTGTTGAAAATAATTGGGTCATTCTAGAGTACATAGAAGGAACTACCCTATTAGAGCTACTAGAAGCAGCTGAAAACAACAGTAGCCACCTACAACACTATCAATGCCAAGTTAAAAACTATCTAACAAACCAATTACTTAATTGGCTTGAGGGTTTCTATTTTTATACAAGAGAAGTTACTGGTAAAAACTTCATCCTAAAGGATATTCACCTAAGAAACTTTATTATGAAAGATCATTTGGTGGGAGTAGATTTTGAAAATTGCTGTGAAGGTGAAGTTGAAGAGGACATGGGGAGATTATGTGCATTTATTTTGACCTATGATCCTGTTTGGACCCCATGGAAAATGCATCTGGTAGAAGAATTATTAACTGAGGCTATAAAAAGATTCGATCTCGATGAAAAGAAATTGATGGGAGAGGTTGGAAAAGAAATAGATGCTATTAATAAGAGACGTAAAGTCTTTATAAACAAAGATTTGAATTGCCTCTAG
- a CDS encoding ABC transporter ATP-binding protein → MSLIQVKGLNFSYGNRTVFKDVNLSLGKGQILCLLGPNGCGKTTLLDCILGLLKPNHGAITINNRNISSMEPHEIAQKIAYVPQAHNKTFPYRVIDIVLMGRAAYTSAFSSPNDEDMKIAEEALRVAGIHEYKERIYTELSGGEGQLVMMARALAQQATIMILDEPTAHLDFKHELMILETIVQLVKERGLSLIMATHFPNHAFYFENNDINTSIVMMSNNRITLAGPPSEVLSENNMRDIFNVQSKVLSYLTGTKGRSNYIIPLNTCEKVERMI, encoded by the coding sequence ATGAGCCTAATTCAGGTAAAGGGATTAAATTTTTCCTATGGCAATAGAACTGTTTTTAAAGATGTTAATCTCTCATTAGGCAAGGGCCAGATACTATGTTTGTTAGGACCTAATGGCTGCGGAAAAACAACTTTATTGGATTGTATCCTTGGTTTACTGAAACCCAATCATGGAGCAATTACCATAAACAATAGAAATATATCTTCAATGGAGCCCCATGAAATAGCACAAAAAATAGCATATGTTCCTCAAGCCCATAATAAAACATTTCCATATCGGGTTATAGATATAGTGTTGATGGGTAGGGCAGCCTATACCTCTGCCTTCTCTTCACCTAATGATGAAGATATGAAAATAGCAGAGGAAGCTTTGAGGGTAGCAGGAATTCATGAATACAAAGAAAGAATTTATACAGAGCTGAGTGGGGGTGAGGGACAACTAGTAATGATGGCAAGGGCATTGGCCCAACAAGCGACTATTATGATTTTGGATGAACCTACAGCACATTTGGATTTTAAACATGAATTAATGATATTGGAAACCATTGTGCAACTAGTTAAAGAAAGAGGATTGTCACTGATTATGGCTACCCATTTCCCTAACCATGCTTTTTACTTTGAAAACAATGACATTAACACTTCTATTGTAATGATGAGTAATAATAGAATTACCCTAGCAGGACCTCCTAGTGAGGTGTTATCAGAAAATAATATGAGAGATATATTTAATGTACAATCAAAGGTGTTATCCTACTTAACTGGAACCAAAGGAAGATCAAATTATATTATTCCACTAAACACCTGTGAAAAAGTTGAAAGGATGATTTAG